A genomic segment from Synchiropus splendidus isolate RoL2022-P1 chromosome 18, RoL_Sspl_1.0, whole genome shotgun sequence encodes:
- the tmem240a gene encoding transmembrane protein 240, producing MHMITTTMIFMILGASVVMAIACLMDMNALLDRFHNYILPHLRGEDRVCHCNCGRHHVHYVIPYDGDHSLVDSSENYFVSDSVTKQEMDLMLGLLLGFCISWLLLWLDGVLHCAVRAWRSSRYYDTPSWSWLPQFCNFRELRRRAQLRQLDDSSGNMVHIKQKLYHNGHPSPRHL from the exons ATGCATATGATCACAACCACCATGATTTTTATGATTCTTGGTGCTTCAGTTGTAATG GCGATCGCCTGTTTAATGGACATGAACGCACTACTGGATCGCTTTCACAACTACATCTTACCGCATCTGAGAGGGGAGGACCGGGTCTGCCACTGCAACTGTGGAAG GCATCATGTCCACTACGTGATCCCGTACGATGGCGACCATTCCCTGGTGGACTCGTCAGAGAACTACTTTGTGAGTGACAGTGTGACCAAGCAGGAGATGGACTTGATGCTGGGCCTGCTGCTGGGCTTCTGCATCAGCTGGTTGCTGCTGTGGCTGGATGGAGTGCTACACTGTGCTGTCAGGGCCTGGAGGTCAAGCCGCTACTACG ACACTCCGTCCTGGTCCTGGCTGCCTCAGTTCTGCAACTTCCGAGAGCTGCGTCGCCGAGCCCAGCTCAGACAGCTGGACGACTCCAGCGGCAACATGGTGCACATCAAGCAGAAGCTGTACCACAACGGCCACCCCAGCCCTCGCCACCTCTGA